The Gammaproteobacteria bacterium genome includes a window with the following:
- a CDS encoding GTP-binding protein — protein sequence MSKEKFERKKPHVNVGTIGHVDHGKTTLTAAITRVMSEKF from the coding sequence GTGTCCAAGGAAAAATTCGAACGTAAGAAGCCGCACGTAAACGTAGGCACGATAGGCCACGTTGACCACGGCAAGACGACGCTGACGGCGGCGATCACGCGGGTGATGTCGGAGAAGTTT